In one Polaribacter sp. ALD11 genomic region, the following are encoded:
- a CDS encoding YgcG family protein — MKILILLLGFLSTQLAFGQFTIPEIPKEQTSVYDYVNLLTATQKTNLENKLVRYSDSTSTQIVVIVIETTKNESIGILTPRWAQKWGIGQAKEDNGILILLAKKDRKIWIAPGYGIEPILTAGIVGEITRNVIIPEFKKGDFYAGLDKGSDTIFQLLNGEYKGTRKKEAKGFDPGIIFFVIIIIIFIIIISRGNKNNKGGGKGFRSGSLADTLFTAIILSNAGRGGSGFGGSSGGGSFGGGGFGGGFGGGGFSGGGAGGSW; from the coding sequence ATTAAAATTTTAATTCTTTTACTCGGTTTTCTATCTACTCAATTAGCTTTTGGGCAATTTACAATACCAGAAATACCGAAAGAGCAGACAAGTGTTTACGACTATGTAAACCTACTAACTGCTACTCAAAAAACAAATTTAGAGAATAAACTAGTTCGCTATTCAGATTCTACATCCACGCAAATTGTAGTAATTGTAATAGAAACTACAAAAAATGAAAGTATTGGTATTCTAACTCCAAGATGGGCGCAGAAATGGGGAATTGGACAAGCAAAAGAAGATAATGGTATTCTTATTCTTTTGGCAAAAAAAGATAGAAAAATTTGGATTGCTCCAGGTTACGGAATTGAGCCAATCTTAACAGCTGGTATTGTAGGAGAAATAACAAGAAACGTTATTATTCCAGAATTTAAAAAAGGAGATTTTTACGCTGGTTTAGACAAAGGTTCGGATACTATTTTTCAATTGCTTAATGGAGAATATAAAGGAACTCGTAAAAAAGAAGCCAAAGGTTTTGATCCTGGAATTATTTTCTTTGTGATTATAATTATAATTTTCATAATTATAATCTCTAGAGGAAATAAAAACAACAAAGGAGGTGGCAAAGGTTTTAGAAGTGGTTCACTTGCAGATACGCTATTTACTGCCATAATTTTAAGTAACGCTGGTAGAGGTGGAAGCGGTTTTGGAGGTTCTTCAGGAGGAGGAAGTTTTGGCGGAGGCGGCTTTGGTGGCGGTTTTGGCGGTGGAGGTTTTAGTGGAGGTGGAGCTGGCGGAAGTTGGTAA
- a CDS encoding TPM domain-containing protein: MSKVEEFLTEAEEKEIISAIRTAETNTSGEIRVHIEASSEKEHYERALEVFHLLKMDNTKDSNGVLIYVAVKDHKFVICGDKGINDVVPKNFWDATKDIIQNQFKKGNFKQGIVDGILKAGLELQSHFPWQTDDENELSNEISK, translated from the coding sequence ATGTCTAAAGTAGAAGAGTTTCTTACGGAAGCAGAAGAAAAAGAAATTATTTCTGCAATTAGAACAGCAGAGACAAATACTTCTGGCGAAATACGAGTTCATATTGAAGCTTCTTCAGAGAAGGAACATTATGAACGTGCGCTAGAAGTATTTCATTTGCTAAAAATGGATAATACCAAAGACTCAAACGGAGTCTTAATATATGTTGCTGTAAAAGACCATAAATTTGTTATTTGCGGCGATAAAGGTATTAATGATGTAGTGCCAAAAAACTTTTGGGATGCTACAAAAGATATCATTCAAAATCAGTTTAAAAAAGGGAATTTCAAACAAGGAATTGTAGATGGAATCTTAAAAGCTGGTTTAGAATTACAGAGTCATTTTCCTTGGCAAACGGATGATGAAAACGAACTATCTAATGAAATTTCTAAATAA
- a CDS encoding LemA family protein produces MKKWLIPVIVILVVIFGFYNWGKGFNNTAVELNESVSESWANVETSYQRRNDLIGNLVNTVQGAADFERGTLVEVIEARAKATSVNIDPSNITPEQLAQFNKVQGGLSGALKSLLVTVERYPELKANQNFLKLQDELASTENQILTARTRFNEQIKPYNNHVKKFPNSILAGWFNFEGKPYFQSEAGAEKPVKVDFSKK; encoded by the coding sequence ATGAAAAAATGGTTAATTCCTGTAATAGTTATTCTTGTAGTTATATTCGGATTCTATAATTGGGGAAAAGGGTTTAATAATACTGCAGTAGAATTAAATGAAAGCGTTTCTGAATCTTGGGCAAACGTAGAAACATCTTACCAAAGAAGAAATGATCTGATTGGTAATTTAGTAAATACAGTACAAGGAGCAGCCGATTTTGAAAGAGGTACTCTGGTAGAAGTAATTGAAGCAAGAGCAAAAGCAACTTCTGTAAACATAGATCCTTCTAATATTACACCAGAACAATTAGCGCAGTTTAATAAAGTACAAGGAGGTTTAAGTGGCGCTTTAAAAAGTTTATTGGTAACAGTAGAGAGATATCCTGAATTAAAAGCGAATCAGAATTTCTTGAAATTACAAGACGAGTTAGCAAGTACAGAAAACCAAATTCTTACTGCTAGAACCCGTTTTAATGAACAAATAAAGCCTTACAACAATCACGTTAAAAAATTCCCGAATTCTATTTTAGCAGGTTGGTTTAATTTTGAAGGAAAACCTTATTTCCAATCAGAAGCAGGAGCCGAAAAACCAGTAAAAGTAGATTTCAGTAAAAAATAA
- a CDS encoding MerR family transcriptional regulator, whose amino-acid sequence MHVDLPEKRYYKIGEVAKAFNVNTSLVRFWEKEFDIIKPKKNAKGNRLFTADDIVNFKLIFNLVKERGFTLEGAKQKLKKNPDSTIYNHEIISRLEAVKAELNKIKNQL is encoded by the coding sequence ATGCATGTAGATTTACCAGAGAAAAGGTATTATAAAATAGGTGAAGTTGCTAAGGCGTTTAATGTAAATACCTCTTTAGTCCGTTTTTGGGAGAAGGAATTTGACATTATCAAACCTAAAAAAAACGCAAAAGGAAACCGTCTTTTTACTGCGGATGACATTGTAAACTTCAAACTTATTTTTAATTTAGTAAAAGAAAGAGGTTTTACTTTAGAAGGTGCAAAACAAAAGCTAAAAAAGAATCCAGATTCTACAATTTATAACCACGAAATTATTAGTAGGTTAGAAGCTGTAAAAGCAGAATTGAATAAAATTAAGAATCAACTGTAA
- a CDS encoding M23 family metallopeptidase — protein MAKVKYYYDADTLSYRKIAVRKSDYYKKTIFGFLAVLLIAFIGFIVFSQFIMSPNERALNRENENLQLNLNLLSKRIEESSTVLTQLQERDNNIYRMYFEANPIPNEQRKAGFGGVNRYKSLEGYDNSKMIKQLTKDVDILSKQLVIQSKSLDEIVILAKEKEKMLASIPAILPVKLVDLTRMASGYKWRMHPILKIRKFHKGMDFTAPIGTPIYASGNGEVIRSERSATFGNVIYIDHGYGYKTIYAHMSKIKARSGQKVKRGDLIGYVGNTGRSVSAHLHYEVHKNDRALNPINFYYGDLTPEEFAAMQKASEEEGQSYD, from the coding sequence ATGGCAAAAGTAAAATATTATTACGATGCAGATACACTTTCTTACAGAAAAATTGCTGTAAGAAAAAGTGATTATTATAAGAAAACTATTTTCGGTTTTTTGGCAGTTTTATTGATTGCATTTATAGGTTTTATCGTTTTTAGTCAGTTTATAATGTCGCCAAATGAAAGAGCATTAAATAGAGAAAACGAAAATTTACAATTAAATTTAAATTTATTATCTAAAAGAATAGAAGAAAGTTCTACTGTCTTAACACAATTACAAGAAAGAGATAATAATATTTATAGAATGTACTTTGAGGCAAACCCAATACCAAATGAGCAAAGAAAAGCTGGTTTTGGAGGTGTAAATAGGTATAAGAGTTTAGAAGGTTATGATAATTCTAAAATGATAAAACAGTTAACCAAAGATGTAGATATTTTGTCTAAACAATTGGTAATACAGTCTAAGTCTTTAGATGAAATTGTAATTTTAGCAAAAGAAAAGGAGAAGATGTTAGCGTCAATTCCTGCAATATTACCTGTAAAATTAGTCGATTTAACAAGAATGGCTTCTGGTTATAAATGGAGAATGCATCCTATTTTAAAAATTAGAAAGTTTCATAAAGGAATGGATTTTACTGCACCTATAGGAACGCCAATTTATGCTTCTGGAAACGGAGAAGTAATTCGTTCAGAAAGAAGTGCCACCTTTGGTAACGTAATTTATATAGATCATGGTTATGGTTATAAAACGATCTATGCACACATGAGTAAAATAAAAGCAAGAAGTGGGCAAAAAGTAAAACGAGGCGATTTAATAGGTTATGTAGGGAACACAGGTAGATCTGTTTCTGCACATTTACACTACGAAGTGCATAAGAATGACAGAGCTTTAAACCCTATTAATTTTTATTATGGAGATTTAACACCAGAAGAATTTGCCGCAATGCAGAAAGCTTCTGAAGAAGAAGGACAGTCTTATGACTAA
- the alaS gene encoding alanine--tRNA ligase: protein MKSQDIRATFLNFFKEKSHLIVPSAPMVTKDDPTLMFVNSGMAPFKEYFLGNGTPKNNRISDSQKCLRVSGKHNDLEEVGYDTYHHTLFEMLGNWSFGDYFKKEAIAWAWELLTEVYKIDKDILYVTVFEGSDDADNLKMDTEAYDLWKEFIAEDRILKGNKKDNFWEMGEQGPCGPCSEIHVDIRSAEEKAKVDGRTLINEDHPHVVEIWNLVFMQFNRKANGTLEELPNKHIDTGMGFERLCMVLQNVQSNYDTDIFKPIISEIGTITNTKYGANKQQDIATRVISDHVRAVAFSIADGQLPSNTGAGYVIRRILRRAIRYGFTFLDKKEPFIYQLVDVLSKKMGDAFPELKAQKQLIENVIREEEASFLRTLDKGLILLDGIISAADSKEISGEKVFELYDTFGFPVDLTALILSEKGYTLDEKGFQEELQKQKNRSRAASESSTEDWTVLVDDLIEEFIGYDALDANVKLTRYRKVTSKKDGEMYQLVFNLTPFYPEGGGQVGDKGYLEDTHGDVVYILDTKKENNVIIHFTKNLPKHLNESFKAVVDKKQRYRTECNHTATHLLHQALREVLGTHVEQKGSAVHSKYLRFDFSHFSKLTVDELRDVEDFVNARISGKLPLVEKRNIPMQQAIDDGAMALFGEKYGDTVRAIKFGESVELCGGTHVKNTGDIWHFKIKSEGAVASGIRRIEAITNDAVKGFYYDNNKTLFEIKDLLNNAKEPVKAVQKLQDENTSLQKQIEQLLKEKAQNLSGEIKNQLQEINGVQFLATKVDLDANGIKNLAFSLGKDYKNLFLLFATAPSNDKAMLTCYISKELANDRGYDAGKVVRELGKLIHGGGGGQNFFATAGGKNPGGIPKALERAVDYLV, encoded by the coding sequence ATGAAATCTCAAGATATTCGTGCTACGTTTTTAAACTTTTTTAAAGAAAAATCGCATTTAATTGTGCCTTCTGCGCCAATGGTTACTAAAGATGACCCAACTTTAATGTTTGTAAATTCTGGTATGGCACCTTTTAAAGAATATTTTTTAGGAAACGGAACTCCAAAGAATAACAGAATTTCAGATTCGCAAAAATGCTTGCGTGTTTCTGGTAAACATAACGATTTAGAAGAAGTTGGGTATGACACCTATCATCATACATTATTCGAAATGTTAGGTAACTGGTCTTTTGGAGATTACTTTAAAAAAGAAGCAATTGCTTGGGCTTGGGAATTGTTAACCGAAGTCTACAAAATAGACAAAGACATATTATATGTTACCGTTTTTGAAGGTTCTGATGATGCAGACAACCTAAAAATGGATACCGAAGCATATGATTTATGGAAAGAATTTATTGCTGAAGACCGAATTTTAAAGGGAAATAAAAAGGATAATTTCTGGGAAATGGGCGAACAAGGACCTTGTGGGCCATGTTCTGAAATTCATGTAGATATTCGTTCTGCGGAAGAAAAAGCGAAAGTAGATGGTAGAACTTTAATTAATGAAGATCATCCACATGTGGTAGAAATCTGGAACTTGGTTTTTATGCAATTCAATAGAAAAGCAAACGGGACTTTAGAGGAGTTACCAAACAAACACATAGACACAGGAATGGGTTTTGAGCGTTTGTGTATGGTTTTACAAAACGTACAATCTAATTATGATACCGATATTTTTAAACCAATTATTAGTGAAATTGGCACCATAACCAACACTAAATATGGCGCAAATAAGCAACAAGACATTGCAACGCGTGTAATTTCAGATCACGTAAGGGCAGTCGCTTTTTCTATTGCCGATGGTCAGTTACCTAGTAATACAGGTGCTGGTTATGTAATTCGTAGAATTTTACGAAGAGCAATAAGATATGGCTTTACATTTCTAGATAAAAAAGAACCATTCATTTACCAATTGGTAGATGTTTTAAGTAAAAAAATGGGCGATGCTTTCCCTGAATTGAAAGCACAAAAACAATTAATAGAAAATGTTATTAGAGAGGAAGAAGCTTCCTTTTTAAGAACTTTAGACAAAGGTTTAATTTTGTTAGACGGAATTATTTCGGCTGCTGATTCTAAAGAAATTTCTGGTGAAAAAGTATTCGAATTGTATGACACTTTTGGTTTTCCTGTTGATTTAACCGCGTTAATTTTATCTGAAAAAGGTTATACTCTAGATGAAAAAGGATTTCAAGAAGAACTTCAAAAACAAAAAAACAGATCGAGAGCTGCTAGTGAAAGTTCTACCGAAGATTGGACAGTTTTAGTTGATGATCTTATTGAAGAATTTATTGGTTATGATGCCTTAGACGCAAATGTAAAACTAACTAGATACAGAAAGGTAACGTCTAAAAAAGACGGAGAAATGTATCAATTAGTTTTCAACTTAACTCCGTTTTATCCTGAAGGTGGTGGACAAGTTGGTGACAAAGGATATTTAGAAGATACTCATGGAGATGTTGTTTATATTCTAGATACTAAGAAAGAAAACAACGTAATTATTCACTTTACAAAAAACCTTCCGAAGCATTTAAACGAGAGCTTTAAAGCTGTTGTAGATAAAAAACAACGTTATAGAACAGAATGTAACCATACAGCAACACATTTATTGCATCAAGCTTTAAGAGAAGTTTTAGGAACGCATGTAGAGCAAAAAGGTTCTGCGGTTCATTCTAAATATTTACGTTTCGATTTTTCTCACTTTTCTAAATTAACAGTTGATGAACTGCGTGACGTAGAAGACTTTGTAAATGCGCGTATTTCTGGAAAACTTCCTTTAGTAGAAAAAAGAAATATACCAATGCAACAAGCAATTGACGATGGCGCAATGGCGTTGTTTGGTGAAAAATATGGAGATACCGTTCGTGCGATTAAATTTGGAGAATCTGTAGAATTATGTGGCGGAACACACGTGAAAAATACTGGAGATATTTGGCACTTCAAAATTAAATCTGAAGGTGCAGTAGCATCTGGTATTAGAAGAATTGAAGCAATTACAAATGACGCAGTGAAAGGTTTTTATTATGACAATAATAAAACATTATTTGAAATTAAAGATTTATTAAACAATGCTAAAGAACCTGTAAAAGCGGTTCAGAAATTACAAGATGAAAATACCTCTTTACAAAAACAAATAGAACAACTTTTAAAAGAGAAAGCACAGAATTTATCGGGCGAAATCAAAAATCAATTACAAGAAATTAATGGTGTTCAGTTTTTAGCAACCAAAGTAGATTTAGACGCAAACGGAATTAAAAACTTAGCTTTCAGTTTGGGAAAGGATTATAAAAACTTATTCTTATTATTTGCGACTGCACCTTCTAACGACAAAGCAATGTTAACGTGCTATATTTCTAAGGAATTGGCAAATGACCGTGGTTATGACGCTGGTAAAGTAGTTAGAGAGCTTGGAAAACTAATTCACGGTGGTGGTGGTGGACAAAATTTCTTTGCAACTGCTGGTGGAAAAAATCCTGGAGGAATTCCTAAAGCTTTAGAAAGAGCGGTAGATTATTTAGTTTAA
- a CDS encoding GSCFA domain-containing protein, with translation MKLQTNISIKKTPKNLINYSSKILLLGSCFSENIGNQLSYFKFQSNQNPFGILFHPKAIETLIIKAINEERYTEKDLIFNNERWHSFDAHSNLSSVDKNELLVNLNAALIQTKKQLEEATHIIITLGTSWVYRFIETDAIVANCHKVPQKKFLKEVLSVDEVSEILDRSIALLKMLNVDISVTLTVSPVRHLKDGFIENTRSKAHLIAGIHNVVNPKDNIHYFPSYEIVMDELREYRFYNEDMIHPNKIAISYIWEKFVAAWFTEASQITMQEIEIIQKGISHRPFNENSAQHQQFLETLALKKKAIIKKHSFISF, from the coding sequence ATGAAATTACAAACCAATATATCAATTAAAAAAACACCAAAGAACCTAATCAATTATTCTTCTAAGATACTTTTGTTGGGTTCTTGTTTTTCAGAAAATATTGGTAATCAGCTTTCTTATTTTAAGTTTCAGTCGAATCAGAATCCGTTTGGAATTCTATTTCATCCCAAAGCAATAGAAACCTTAATAATAAAAGCAATTAATGAAGAAAGGTATACCGAAAAAGATTTAATTTTTAACAATGAACGCTGGCATTCTTTTGATGCACATTCTAACTTAAGTTCTGTTGATAAAAACGAACTTTTAGTTAATTTAAATGCAGCATTAATTCAAACTAAAAAACAACTCGAAGAAGCAACACATATTATAATAACTTTAGGTACTTCTTGGGTCTATAGATTTATAGAAACAGATGCAATTGTAGCAAACTGTCATAAAGTTCCGCAGAAAAAATTTTTGAAAGAAGTATTATCTGTTGATGAAGTCTCAGAAATTTTAGACCGCAGTATTGCACTTCTAAAAATGCTAAACGTAGATATTTCTGTTACACTTACAGTTTCTCCTGTTCGTCACTTAAAAGATGGTTTTATAGAGAATACAAGAAGCAAAGCACACCTAATTGCAGGAATCCACAACGTTGTAAACCCAAAAGATAACATACATTATTTTCCTTCTTATGAAATTGTAATGGATGAATTAAGAGAGTATCGTTTTTATAATGAAGACATGATTCACCCGAATAAAATAGCTATTAGTTACATTTGGGAAAAATTTGTTGCAGCTTGGTTTACCGAAGCATCACAAATTACGATGCAAGAAATAGAAATAATTCAGAAAGGAATTTCTCACAGACCATTTAATGAAAACTCTGCGCAACATCAACAATTTTTAGAAACCTTAGCACTTAAAAAGAAAGCAATAATAAAGAAACATTCTTTTATTTCTTTTTAG
- a CDS encoding rhodanese-like domain-containing protein has translation MSTEIKEYIEKEAVILDVRTLAEWDEGHIEGSKHVVLSLIPLEIEQIKSWGKPVIAVCKSGGRSGQATQFLAQNGVDVINGGPWQNVAKELN, from the coding sequence ATGAGTACAGAAATAAAAGAATACATAGAAAAAGAGGCGGTAATTCTAGACGTTAGAACTTTAGCTGAATGGGATGAAGGACATATAGAAGGTTCTAAACATGTTGTTTTAAGTTTAATTCCATTAGAAATAGAACAAATTAAATCTTGGGGAAAACCTGTAATTGCAGTTTGTAAAAGTGGAGGTAGAAGCGGACAAGCAACTCAGTTTTTAGCTCAAAACGGCGTAGATGTTATCAATGGAGGGCCTTGGCAAAATGTTGCAAAAGAATTAAATTAA
- a CDS encoding aromatic amino acid hydroxylase encodes MNMQFQLNDVTKKLPKHLHKFVVKQPYEEYTAQNQAVWRYVMRINVDYLSKVAHKSYIKGLAKTGISTEEIPYMDGMNRILKDIGWAAVSVDGFIPPNAFMEFQAYNVLVIASDMRTINHIEYTPAPDIIHEAAGHAPIIANPEYAEYLRRFGEIGCKAISSAKDYEMYEAIRLLSILKEDPNSSDKEINAAQEEVEFLQDNMGELSEMAQIRNLHWWTVEYGLIGTLENPKIYGAGLLSSIGESAWCMKDEVKKAPYSIETANINFDITKPQPQLFVTPDFAHLSLVLEQFANKMAIRKGGLKGIQKLINSKNLGTIELSTGIQISGVFTNVIADENNKPIYFQTTGLTALSNRDKELIGHGVENHKGGFGSPVGKLKGINIPIENMSPRDLEAYQIYEGKRIFLEFEGGLKVVGDVITGTRDLRGKILIISFENCTVTHNETILFEPEWGTYDMAVGKEVISAYGGAADINSFKDESEVSKTKTHKIKYSEKERALYSLYEEVRSMREANSVSEKNLTIIFNQLKKDFSNDWLLNLELYEVALQHHFLIQEEILSYLLVLQKNETYKKLIENGLNLLNVEQSEI; translated from the coding sequence ATGAATATGCAGTTTCAATTGAATGATGTCACAAAAAAATTACCCAAACATTTACATAAGTTTGTTGTAAAACAGCCTTATGAAGAATATACAGCACAAAACCAAGCAGTTTGGCGTTATGTTATGAGAATTAATGTTGATTACCTAAGTAAGGTTGCACATAAATCTTACATAAAAGGACTCGCCAAAACGGGTATTTCAACAGAAGAAATTCCCTACATGGATGGGATGAATCGTATTTTGAAAGACATCGGTTGGGCAGCAGTTTCTGTAGATGGTTTTATTCCGCCAAATGCATTTATGGAGTTTCAAGCCTATAATGTTTTGGTAATTGCATCTGATATGAGAACTATAAATCATATAGAATATACGCCCGCGCCAGACATTATTCATGAAGCAGCGGGGCATGCGCCTATTATTGCAAACCCAGAATACGCAGAGTATTTAAGACGTTTTGGTGAGATTGGTTGTAAAGCTATTTCTTCTGCTAAAGATTATGAAATGTACGAAGCAATTCGTCTTTTATCAATCTTAAAAGAAGATCCAAACTCTTCAGACAAAGAAATAAATGCAGCACAAGAAGAAGTAGAATTTTTACAAGACAATATGGGCGAATTGTCTGAAATGGCACAAATAAGAAACTTGCACTGGTGGACTGTTGAATACGGTTTAATTGGTACTTTAGAAAACCCTAAAATTTACGGAGCAGGTTTGCTTTCTTCTATTGGTGAAAGTGCTTGGTGTATGAAAGATGAAGTTAAAAAAGCACCTTATTCTATTGAAACGGCAAATATAAATTTCGATATAACAAAACCACAACCACAATTATTTGTAACGCCAGATTTTGCACACTTAAGTTTGGTTCTAGAGCAATTCGCAAATAAAATGGCCATTAGAAAAGGTGGTTTAAAAGGAATACAGAAATTAATAAACTCTAAGAATTTAGGAACGATTGAATTGAGTACAGGAATACAAATTTCTGGAGTTTTTACCAACGTTATTGCAGATGAAAACAACAAACCAATTTATTTTCAAACTACTGGTTTAACAGCTTTGTCAAATAGAGATAAAGAATTAATTGGTCACGGTGTAGAGAATCATAAGGGTGGTTTTGGAAGTCCTGTTGGTAAGTTAAAAGGAATTAATATTCCTATCGAAAACATGAGCCCTAGAGATTTAGAAGCGTATCAAATTTATGAAGGAAAACGTATTTTTTTAGAATTTGAAGGCGGACTAAAAGTTGTTGGAGATGTAATTACAGGTACTAGAGATTTGCGCGGTAAAATATTAATAATTTCTTTTGAAAATTGTACGGTTACGCATAATGAAACAATCTTGTTTGAACCAGAATGGGGAACTTATGACATGGCAGTTGGTAAAGAAGTAATTTCTGCATATGGAGGCGCAGCAGATATCAATTCTTTTAAAGATGAAAGTGAAGTATCGAAAACAAAAACGCACAAAATAAAGTATTCAGAGAAAGAAAGGGCATTGTATTCTTTATATGAAGAAGTAAGGAGTATGCGTGAAGCAAACTCAGTTTCTGAAAAAAATCTAACAATTATTTTTAATCAGTTGAAAAAAGATTTTTCTAATGATTGGTTATTGAATTTAGAACTTTATGAAGTAGCTTTGCAGCATCATTTTTTGATACAAGAAGAAATACTTTCTTACTTGTTAGTTTTACAAAAAAATGAGACCTATAAGAAATTAATAGAAAACGGATTAAATTTATTAAACGTCGAGCAATCAGAAATATAG
- the gpmI gene encoding 2,3-bisphosphoglycerate-independent phosphoglycerate mutase, which translates to MNKKVILMILDGWGITQDPKVSAIYNAKTPFINGLYDKYPHAELRTDGLHVGLPEGQMGNSEVGHMNLGAGRIVYQNLARINKAVKGKTLGKEKVLLDTLKYAKENNKDVHLLGLVSNGGIHAHINHIKGILDVAKENEVDNVYLHAFTDGRDCDPKSGTFFINDIQEYMKESTGELASVTGRYYAMDRDNRWERIKEAYDGIVNGIGTKTTDVLAKMNANYEAGITDEFHKSMIVTNEDGSPKAQIKEGDVVLFFNYRTDRGRELTNALSQNDFPEFGMKKLDLYFTTITMYDESFKGINVIYNSDNIKNTLGEVLSKAGKKQIRIAETEKYPHVTFFFSGGQEAPFEGESRILRNSPKVATYDLQPEMSAYELTDALCEDLEKGEADFVCLNFANGDMVGHTGIMEAAIKACETVDNCAKKVIETGLKNGYSTLLIADHGNCETMMNPDGSPHTAHTTNPVPFILIDNKIKSIKSGILGDIAPTILDLMNVEQPEEMTQHSLL; encoded by the coding sequence ATGAACAAGAAAGTTATCTTAATGATTTTAGATGGTTGGGGAATTACGCAAGACCCAAAAGTATCTGCAATTTACAACGCAAAAACACCTTTTATAAACGGTTTGTATGACAAATACCCTCATGCAGAACTAAGAACAGATGGTTTACACGTTGGTTTGCCAGAAGGTCAAATGGGTAATTCGGAAGTTGGTCACATGAATTTAGGTGCTGGTAGAATTGTATATCAAAATTTAGCTAGAATTAACAAAGCAGTTAAAGGAAAAACTTTAGGCAAAGAAAAAGTATTGTTAGATACTTTAAAATACGCCAAAGAAAACAACAAAGATGTTCATTTATTAGGTTTGGTTTCTAACGGTGGTATTCATGCTCACATTAATCATATAAAAGGAATTTTAGATGTTGCCAAAGAAAATGAAGTAGACAACGTGTACTTGCACGCGTTTACAGATGGTAGAGATTGTGATCCTAAATCTGGAACATTTTTCATCAACGATATTCAAGAATACATGAAAGAAAGTACAGGAGAATTGGCTTCTGTTACTGGGCGTTACTATGCAATGGACCGAGACAATAGATGGGAACGCATAAAAGAAGCATATGATGGTATTGTAAATGGTATTGGTACAAAAACGACGGATGTACTAGCAAAAATGAATGCAAATTATGAAGCAGGAATTACAGATGAGTTTCATAAATCGATGATTGTAACCAATGAAGATGGTTCACCTAAAGCACAAATAAAAGAAGGAGATGTTGTTTTATTTTTCAATTATAGAACAGATAGAGGACGAGAATTAACAAATGCCTTGTCTCAAAATGATTTTCCAGAATTTGGAATGAAAAAACTAGATTTATACTTTACAACGATTACCATGTATGATGAAAGTTTTAAAGGAATTAATGTAATTTACAACAGCGATAATATTAAAAACACCTTAGGAGAAGTGCTTTCTAAAGCGGGTAAAAAGCAAATTAGAATTGCGGAAACAGAAAAATACCCACATGTTACATTTTTCTTTTCTGGCGGACAAGAGGCTCCGTTTGAAGGAGAGTCTAGAATTTTAAGAAACTCACCAAAAGTGGCGACTTATGATTTGCAACCAGAAATGAGTGCTTATGAATTAACAGACGCTTTGTGTGAAGATCTAGAAAAAGGAGAAGCCGATTTTGTTTGTTTAAATTTCGCAAACGGAGATATGGTTGGCCATACAGGAATTATGGAAGCAGCTATTAAAGCATGTGAAACCGTAGATAATTGTGCTAAAAAGGTAATTGAAACGGGTTTAAAAAACGGATATTCTACTTTACTAATTGCAGATCATGGAAATTGCGAAACAATGATGAACCCAGATGGTTCTCCTCATACAGCCCACACCACAAACCCTGTTCCGTTCATTTTAATTGATAATAAAATAAAGTCTATAAAAAGTGGTATCTTGGGCGATATTGCACCAACTATTCTAGATTTAATGAATGTTGAGCAACCAGAAGAAATGACACAACATTCGCTATTATAA